A portion of the Bulleidia sp. zg-1006 genome contains these proteins:
- a CDS encoding BMP family ABC transporter substrate-binding protein, producing the protein MKKLYKALLALFLIVPLVGCGAKKDDGKASTDKKGKVYKVAYLINGNLGDKSFFDSAMAGLTKLQKDGRITLKTIEMGGTEQDKPKWLSTLYEVSESKEYDVIVVGTYQMPDYLKEVATKYPNQKYAIFDDNTHVGANKNVLNLTYKQNELGYVVGTFAACMTKDTKVKNINPEKVLGFVGGVDSPVINDFLYGYIEGARAVDPEMKVDTRYTNDYVDTAKAKEYALSMIADKKADIIWGVAGNAGNGAVEAALEKKAWFIGVDSDQELSLSANAAAATLTSGLKNIGNSLIWVFDELDAGKEHWGTEVSLGLKENGVGIVTDKNFKKYASEETQKKVNEALKAVLDGKVKVPSALGDKEKKLEKLREQVRP; encoded by the coding sequence ATGAAAAAATTATACAAAGCACTTTTAGCGCTATTCTTAATCGTTCCATTAGTTGGTTGTGGCGCTAAGAAAGATGATGGAAAGGCTTCAACAGACAAGAAAGGTAAAGTCTATAAGGTAGCTTATTTGATTAATGGTAACTTAGGTGACAAATCTTTCTTTGATTCAGCGATGGCCGGCTTAACGAAACTTCAAAAGGATGGTCGCATCACGTTAAAGACAATTGAAATGGGCGGTACGGAACAAGATAAACCAAAATGGTTATCTACTTTATATGAAGTTTCCGAGAGTAAGGAATACGATGTGATTGTTGTGGGTACATACCAAATGCCTGACTATCTAAAGGAAGTGGCTACGAAGTATCCTAATCAAAAATATGCTATTTTTGATGATAACACACATGTAGGCGCAAACAAGAACGTCTTGAACCTAACTTACAAGCAAAATGAATTAGGTTATGTGGTAGGAACATTCGCCGCTTGTATGACAAAAGATACAAAGGTAAAGAATATCAACCCAGAAAAGGTATTAGGTTTCGTTGGTGGTGTGGATAGTCCGGTTATCAATGACTTCTTATATGGTTATATTGAAGGAGCACGTGCTGTGGATCCGGAAATGAAAGTGGATACTCGTTATACCAATGACTATGTAGATACCGCTAAAGCTAAGGAATACGCTTTATCCATGATTGCTGATAAGAAGGCAGATATTATTTGGGGTGTTGCCGGTAATGCCGGTAATGGTGCTGTGGAAGCGGCTTTGGAAAAGAAAGCTTGGTTTATTGGGGTTGACTCCGACCAAGAGTTATCTTTATCCGCAAACGCCGCCGCCGCTACATTAACTTCCGGTTTAAAGAATATTGGTAATTCTTTGATTTGGGTATTTGATGAATTAGATGCTGGTAAAGAACACTGGGGAACAGAAGTTTCTTTAGGCTTGAAAGAAAATGGTGTTGGTATTGTAACGGATAAGAATTTTAAGAAGTATGCTTCGGAAGAGACACAAAAGAAAGTTAATGAAGCCTTGAAGGCTGTCTTAGATGGTAAAGTGAAAGTTCCGTCTGCTTTAGGCGATAAAGAAAAGAAATTAGAAAAATTGCGCGAACAAGTGCGCCCTTAA